The Streptomyces sp. HUAS MG91 sequence CTGATCCTCGAGGTCCACCGGCAGGGCATCGACCGGCTCGTCGACGCGGTGGACGAGACGCTGGCCGCGCAGCCGCCGCTGGCGGCCCTGCGCAGCTGGTTCACCACGCTCACGGCCTACGTGCGCATCAAGCACGGCCTCGGCGAGGCGCTGAACTCGGCGGCGGCGCAGGAGGTCATCAGCGCCTCGTGGCCCCCGGTGAGCGCGGCTGTCGGGCGGCTCCTGGACGCCTGCGTGGAGGCCGGCGAGGTACGCCCCGGGCTCGACCCGGTCGACGTCATCATGCTGCTGAGCTGTCTGTGGCGGACCCCGGACACCCCGGAGGGCACCGCGCAGGCCCAGCGCCTGCTGGACCTCGCCATCGACGGGTTCCGCCCCGACCGGACGGAACGGAACACGGCATGACCGCATCCCCCGTCCGCGCCGCTCCGCGCTCCGGGCTGCTGCTCGGCGGTGTGGGCCGCTACACCGACCCGTGGCATCCCTTCGCCGACACCGATCAGGGCCTGACGGACGTGGCGCGGGAGGCGGGCGTCGTGCTGGAGCCGGCCACGGACATCGACGCCGCGCTGGCCTCCTTCGCCGTGGGGGCGCTGCCGGCCCTCGTCGTCGTCAACATCGGCCTGCCCCAGGACGGCGGGCCGGTGCCCGCGGACGCCCGGGCCGCGGCCGGACTCGCCCGGCTCCTGGCCAGCCGCACCCCCGTCCTCGCCGTGCACTCCTCGGCGACCTGTTTCCCGGACGACGCGGTCTGGGAGGCGGGCCTGGGCGGCATCTGGGTGCACGGCACGTCGATGCACCCGCCGTACGGCCGCGCGCACGTGCTGGTCGCCGACGCGGGGCATCCCGTCACCGCGGGCGTCGACGACTTCGATCTGGACGACGAGCGCTACACCCACCTGCGCCACGGCCCCGGCGTCCGGGTGCTGCTCGCGCACGAGCACGAGGGCGGGCGGCACCCGTTGATGTGGGTGCACACCCGCCCCGGCGGTGGTGTCACGGTGTACGACGCGCTCGGCCACGACGGACGCTCGTACGCGTCCGGGGCGCACCGCACCGTGCTCCGGCGCGCCCTCGGCACGCTGCTCGGCTGACGCCGGGCGTACGGCGGGTCAGAGCGTGGCGGCGAAGGGATCCCGGTCGAGCGGCACCGGCCGGACCTCACCCGCGCGGCTCTCGATGTGCTGGGTCTCCCCGGTGGCGGCGGCCCGGTCGACGGCGACGAGGACCTCCAGGACGTGGTGGCCGAGGTCGCCGGTCGCGATGTGCGGCGTGCCGGACCGGATGGCGCGGGCCATGTCGAGCACGCCGAGGCCGCGCCCCTCGCCGAGGCCGACGGGCTCGACCGTCTCCCAGTGCTGCGTGCCGTCGTCGTCGGCGGCTCGGGTGATCCGCACGTCGCCGGTGAACTTGTTGGGGTCGGGCGCGACGAGGGCGCCCTCGGTGCCGTTGATCTCCACGATCCCGGCGCGGACGAGGGCCGAGTCGAAGCTGAAGACGCTCTGGGCGACGGCTCCGCTCTCGAAGGTGGCGAGGGCGGCCACATGGGTCGGGACCTCGACCGGGAACTCGGTGCCGGTGCGGGGGCCGGTCCGGATCGTGCGGACCTCGCGGCCGGTGGAGGCCACCGCGGAGACCCGCGTCACCGACCCGAACAGGGTGATCAGGGTCGTGAAGTAGTAGGGGCCCATGTCGAACAGCGGCCCGGCCCCGGTGGAGAAGAGGAACTCCGGGTTCGGGTGCCAGGCGTCGGGGCCGGGGGTCTGGAACATCGTGTACGCCGACAGGGCGGAGCCGATGTCGCCGCGTTCGATGGCCCGCCGGGCCGTCTGGACGCCCGGGCCGAGCGCGGTGTCCGGGGCGACGCCGACCCGGAGTCCGGCCGCGGCGGCCTGGTCGAGCAGGGCGCGGGAGGAGGCCAGGTCGACGGCGATCGGCTTCTCCGACCACACGTGCTTGCCCGCGGCGACGATCGCGGAGCTGACCTCGGCGTGCACGGCGGGGACGGTCAGGTTGACGACGATCTCGACGCCGTCGTGCGTGAGGACGTCGTCCGCCGTGCCCCAGGCCGGGACGCCGTGCTTGCGGGCCTGCTCCTCGGCGCGCTCGGCCATCAGGTCCCCGATGACGACGACGTCGACGTCGGGGACGCGGGTGAGCGTGGTGAGGTACTGCTCGCTGATGTTGCCCGCGCCGATGATGCCGACGCCGACCGGGCCCGACCGGGTCGTGGACGGCGTCATCGGACGACCCCGCGCTCGCGCAGGTGGGCGACGGATCCGGCGATGCCCTGGAAGATGTCACCGGCGTAGCTGTCGAACTCCACGATCGCGTACGCCGCGTTCGGGGCGGCGGCCAGGGCGGCGTCGACGGGGATCTCGCCCTGCCCGGCCGGCACCTGCCGGGTCAGCGTGATGTCGAAGGGGGCGCCGGAGGTGAACGGGTCGTCGACGACCGCGCCGTCCTTGATGTGCAGGGCGGTGACCCGGTCGCCGAGCCGGCCGAGCAGCGCGACCGCGTCGTGGCCGCCGGCCGAGGCCCAGTACACGTCCACTTCCAGTTCGACGGTGTCGTCGAGGCGGGACACGAACCACTCGTAGGCGCTGAGCCCGTCGACGGTGGGGGTGAACTCCTGGGAGTGGTTGTGGTAGCCGACGCGCAGTCCGTGGTCGGCGGCGATCGCCGCGGCGTCGTTGAGCAGCTTGGCGGTCTCGTCGATCCGCTCGGCGTCGGCCCACCGGGAGGCGGCCACCATCGGCTCGTACACGGTCTCCAGGCCGAGGGTCCGGGCCGCGGCGAAGGTCCGCTCCAGCGCGTCCCGCCCCTGGTCGGGAGCGGCGATGCCGGCGTGCCCGGTACGGGCGCTCAGGCCGTGCCGGCCGAGCGCGTCGGCCAGCTCCCGGGGCCGGTTCACGAAGTCGAACACCTCGACGTTGCGCAGTCCGGTCTCCGCGAGACGGGCGAGGGTGCCGTCCTCGTCGGCCTTGAGGGCGTCGCGCACCGAGTACAGCTGGAGCGACAACTGGGGTGTGGACATGGCTGGTCTTTCCGATCGTGAGTCAGGGCGGGAGGGGGTAGGTGACCGGGCGCTCCGGGGCCTCAGCAGCGGGCAAACGCTCATCGTGTTCGAAATTACGGCGCCAAGGCCCCTTTTGCGGCGAGGACTTTCGTTCAGATTAAGCTAAAGCCTCTCCGGTGCCAAGGTCATCCCCCGCCCCTCCTCGGTCGGTCAGGAGGCCGGCCGGGGCTCGATCCTGAACAACTGGTCGCCGATCTGCCCGACGAGGCTGTGCCCGTACGGGATCAGCTCGGGCTGGATGCCGCCCCTCATCGGCGTCTCGGGCAGCTGCACGCGGCCCCGCCAGCGCACCGCTCCGCTGTCCAGGTCGAGGCCCACGAGGTTCCCGGACGCTCGTTACGGCACGTGCGGTCCGCCGAGGTAGCGGCCGTGGGAGTCGTAGGGCCAGGCGTTCGCGACGCACCCCTTCAGGCCCTTGATCTGCTGCATCATCACGGGTGCGGGGCTGCCGGGCCGGGGGCAGGTCTCGTGGCCGTGGCCGATGCGGTGGCCGACCTCGTGGTTGACGATGAGGGCCCGGTACTGCTCGATGGGGCCGTCGAACTCGGGTGAACCGAGCAGCCAGCGGCGCAGATTGACCACGACGGTCCGGCCGACGCTGCAGTTGACCTCGCCGTGCGTGTACAGGCCCGCCGAGCCGCAGAGGCAGTCGACGGTCCGGGGTGTGGCGATCTTTATGACGAAGTCCCGGGGGCCGGCGCTCACCAGCTGGAACGCGTCGACGCCGTCGCTCCCCCAGCCCCGGGGGTCGCCCAGGACGCCGGAGATCTCCCGCGCGGCCGCGTCGGCGGCGACGCCGGAACCGTCCTCGACCTGCACCTGGTAGCGCCGCAGCCGGGTCCCGGTGCCCACCGGCGGGCCGTCGGAGTGCGCCGTGGCGAAGGTGCCGGGGCCGGCCGTCCGCACCGCGCCGGACGGGTCCGCCGCCCGCACCGCCTCGCGTCCCGCCCGGGCGCAGTGGGCGGCGGTAAGGGCGTCGCTGTGCCGCCAGTACGTGAAGGTGGCGGCACCGCCGACGGACAGCGCCACCGCCGCCCCGAGCAGGACGCTCAGGAACGCCGCCCGTCTTCGTATCCACCGTGCCGACACAGCCGCGTGCCCTCGCATCGCGCGGACCCCCCATGGTTCAGACCAGTTCGCCGTCACTGAGGGACGCGCGGGGCGGGCCGATGGTTGCGTTATGCAGGCAGATCAGCGGGCCCGCGCCCGGACGAGGAGGAGTTGTTCGGGATGGAGGGCAGGGGCGCGCACGCCCACCCGGGCGAGGGCCGCGCCGCCGAGGACGAGGGGCGCGGTGGTCCACGGGGTCGGCTCCCCCTGGCGCACGGCCGGGCTGTCGCCGGGCGGCTGCACGCTCACCCGGTACGTCAGGTTCTCGTCGAGGCCGGGGAGCCGGACCGTGCCCGGCACGGAGGTGAGCGGCGCGTCCAGCTGCACCAGGGCGAACAGGGCGTCGCGCCGGTCGGGGGCGACGACTCCGTGGACGGCGAGCGCGGGGTCGTGGGGGTCGGCGCGGACGGTGGTGCCGCCGTGCAGCAAGGGCCGCAGCTCCTTGTACAGGGCGACCCAGCGGGCGAGTTCCGCGCGCTCCTCGGGGGTGGCGGTGGTCAGGTCCCACTCGATGCCGAAGGAGCCGA is a genomic window containing:
- a CDS encoding DUF3152 domain-containing protein, which produces MSARWIRRRAAFLSVLLGAAVALSVGGAATFTYWRHSDALTAAHCARAGREAVRAADPSGAVRTAGPGTFATAHSDGPPVGTGTRLRRYQVQVEDGSGVAADAAAREISGVLGDPRGWGSDGVDAFQLVSAGPRDFVIKIATPRTVDCLCGSAGLYTHGEVNCSVGRTVVVNLRRWLLGSPEFDGPIEQYRALIVNHEVGHRIGHGHETCPRPGSPAPVMMQQIKGLKGCVANAWPYDSHGRYLGGPHVP
- a CDS encoding sugar phosphate isomerase/epimerase gives rise to the protein MSTPQLSLQLYSVRDALKADEDGTLARLAETGLRNVEVFDFVNRPRELADALGRHGLSARTGHAGIAAPDQGRDALERTFAAARTLGLETVYEPMVAASRWADAERIDETAKLLNDAAAIAADHGLRVGYHNHSQEFTPTVDGLSAYEWFVSRLDDTVELEVDVYWASAGGHDAVALLGRLGDRVTALHIKDGAVVDDPFTSGAPFDITLTRQVPAGQGEIPVDAALAAAPNAAYAIVEFDSYAGDIFQGIAGSVAHLRERGVVR
- a CDS encoding Gfo/Idh/MocA family oxidoreductase — encoded protein: MTPSTTRSGPVGVGIIGAGNISEQYLTTLTRVPDVDVVVIGDLMAERAEEQARKHGVPAWGTADDVLTHDGVEIVVNLTVPAVHAEVSSAIVAAGKHVWSEKPIAVDLASSRALLDQAAAAGLRVGVAPDTALGPGVQTARRAIERGDIGSALSAYTMFQTPGPDAWHPNPEFLFSTGAGPLFDMGPYYFTTLITLFGSVTRVSAVASTGREVRTIRTGPRTGTEFPVEVPTHVAALATFESGAVAQSVFSFDSALVRAGIVEINGTEGALVAPDPNKFTGDVRITRAADDDGTQHWETVEPVGLGEGRGLGVLDMARAIRSGTPHIATGDLGHHVLEVLVAVDRAAATGETQHIESRAGEVRPVPLDRDPFAATL
- a CDS encoding TetR/AcrR family transcriptional regulator codes for the protein MPEAARQRADALKNREVILRVAHDVLAESPAASLNSIAKRAGVGPGTLYRHFPTREALILEVHRQGIDRLVDAVDETLAAQPPLAALRSWFTTLTAYVRIKHGLGEALNSAAAQEVISASWPPVSAAVGRLLDACVEAGEVRPGLDPVDVIMLLSCLWRTPDTPEGTAQAQRLLDLAIDGFRPDRTERNTA
- a CDS encoding ThuA domain-containing protein, yielding MTASPVRAAPRSGLLLGGVGRYTDPWHPFADTDQGLTDVAREAGVVLEPATDIDAALASFAVGALPALVVVNIGLPQDGGPVPADARAAAGLARLLASRTPVLAVHSSATCFPDDAVWEAGLGGIWVHGTSMHPPYGRAHVLVADAGHPVTAGVDDFDLDDERYTHLRHGPGVRVLLAHEHEGGRHPLMWVHTRPGGGVTVYDALGHDGRSYASGAHRTVLRRALGTLLG